A stretch of the Trichocoleus desertorum ATA4-8-CV12 genome encodes the following:
- a CDS encoding N-acetyltransferase, with the protein MQIRVETPADYPAIADLLFAAFKQGDEAHLVEQIRLSDRYIPELTLVAEKAGVVVGHILFSYIDLVGEETLPVLGLAPLAVHPQYQRQGMGSALVQIGLAKAEERGDVIVIILGHPPFYNRFGFEPSVNYGIESPFPVPAGFFMVKLLQPELQGYQSKVIYPSAFQSV; encoded by the coding sequence ATGCAAATCCGAGTTGAAACCCCCGCCGATTATCCGGCGATCGCTGATCTCTTATTTGCAGCATTTAAGCAGGGAGATGAAGCCCATCTAGTAGAACAGATCCGATTGTCCGATCGCTATATCCCTGAGCTAACTTTAGTGGCAGAAAAGGCAGGCGTAGTTGTCGGACATATCCTTTTTAGCTACATCGACTTGGTGGGCGAAGAAACGCTGCCTGTTCTAGGTTTGGCTCCTTTGGCGGTACATCCTCAATATCAACGCCAGGGAATGGGCAGTGCTCTCGTTCAAATAGGTTTGGCAAAAGCAGAAGAGCGAGGAGATGTAATAGTCATTATTTTAGGACATCCTCCGTTCTATAACCGCTTTGGCTTTGAGCCATCTGTGAACTATGGCATTGAGTCTCCTTTTCCAGTTCCAGCGGGATTTTTTATGGTGAAGCTCTTGCAACCGGAACTACAGGGATATCAAAGCAAAGTCATTTATCCATCTGCGTTCCAATCTGTGTGA